Proteins co-encoded in one Yamadazyma tenuis chromosome 1, complete sequence genomic window:
- a CDS encoding uncharacterized protein (EggNog:ENOG503NZQ5; COG:A), whose translation MSTIQESKPTIEGRIYIGNVDFKAEEDDLKQFFEGLTVEEVSIPSKIRKYGTKTVEKHLGFAFVQFKTDADAEQAIEKYNGQEFKNRKIYVKKAVPEPTEEEKQKKNELFKAKKAEQAAAKKAKKLVKAQLKKSDASENASEASDAPEGVQKVESKPTEPREPKTAPQGKASDDTIFITNLDYKVNYKTLTTLFKDLSPKWIHVPTRKVPAHIYKIQKAKGRSIFNKGIAFVKFADHDTQVKAIEEFNGKEVNGRNIIVDVAVDARIPTEASEGSEESVVPEAAAINGDAASEATDVDALPEPASEESV comes from the coding sequence ATGTCCACCATTCAAGAATCCAAGCCCACCATCGAAGGTAGAATCTACATTGGAAATGTCGATTTCAAGgccgaagaagatgatttaAAGCAATTTTTCGAGGGTCTCACCGTTGAAGAAGTGAGCATTCCCAGCAAGATCAGAAAGTACGGCACCAAGACTGTTGAAAAGCATTTGGGGTTTGCCTTCGTGCAGTTCAAAACCGACGCCGACGCCGAACAAGCCATTGAAAAGTATAACGGCCAGGAGTTCAAGAACAGAAAAATCTATGTGAAGAAGGCAGTTCCCGAGCCtaccgaagaagaaaagcagaagaagaacgagTTATTCAAGGCCAAAAAGGCCGAACAGGCTGCTGCCaaaaaggccaagaagCTTGTCAAGGcccaattgaagaaatccGATGCATCCGAAAACGCCTCTGAAGCTAGTGATGCTCCTGAAGGTGTTCAGAAAGTTGAATCAAAGCCTACAGAACCAAGAGAACCGAAAACCGCTCCTCAAGGAAAAGCTTCAGACGataccatcttcatcactaACTTGGACTATAAGGTGAATTACAAAACCTTGACCACGTTGTTCAAGGACCTCTCACCCAAATGGATCCACGTTCCAACCAGAAAAGTCCCTGCCCACATTTACAAAATTCAGAAGGCCAAGGGTAGAAGTATTTTTAACAAGGGAATTGCGTTTGTGAAGTTTGCTGACCACGACACGCAAGTGAAGGCTATCGAGGAGTTTAACGGCAAGGAAGTCAATGGCAGAAatatcattgttgatgtgGCTGTCGATGCCAGAATCCCCACTGAAGCCAGCGAAGGTAGTGAAGAAAGTGTAGTACCCGAAGCTGCTGCCATCAACGGGGATGCTGCCAGTGAAGCCACCGACGTCGATGCTTTGCCCGAGCCAGCTTCCGAAGAATCTGTATGA
- the QCR6 gene encoding ubiquinol--cytochrome-c reductase subunit 6 (COG:C; EggNog:ENOG503P47Z): protein MSFLRDLIESVLPVAYADEPEEEEEVEDVEEAEESTEEETASEEDAEEAGDEEEGEGEDEDEDEDDDEDDDDEDEDELKDPFVTLTEECAESAPCKPFGHHFHECVQRVTKEMEEEGYAQKEHKEDCVEEFFHLQHCLNDCVAPRLFAKLK, encoded by the exons ATGTCATTCTTGAGAGATTTAATAGAGTCCGTCCTTCCTGTTGCCTACGCCGACGAG cccgaagaagaagaagaagtcgaagacgttgaagaagctgaagaatccactgaagaagaaactgcTTCAGAAGAGgatgctgaagaagctggtgatgaagaggaaggtgaaggtgaagatgaagatgaagatgaagatgacgatgaagacgatgacgatgaagatgaagatgaattgaaAGATCCATTTGTCACCCTAACTGAAGAGTGTGCTGAATCGGCCCCTTGTAAGCCATTTGGTCACCACTTCCACGAATGTGTTCAGAGAGTCACAAAGGAAATGGAGGAAGAAGGATACGCCCAAAAGGAACACAAGGAAGATTGTGTGGAAGAGTTCTTTCACTTACAACATTGTTTGAACGACTGTGTGGCCCCCAGATTAtttgccaagttgaagtaa
- the rpl8_1 gene encoding 60S ribosomal protein eL8 (EggNog:ENOG503NUET; COG:J) produces MAPKGKKVAPAPLANKSAKVSSSPKNPLVEASPKNFGIGQAIQPKRNLSRFVKWPEYVRLQRQKKILSLRLKVPPAIAQFSNTLDKNTAAQTFKLFNKYQPETKAEKKERLTKEAAAIAEGKSANDASPKPLNVKYGLNHVVSLVENKKAKLVLIANDVDPIELVIFLPALCRKMGVPYAVVKGKARLGTLVHKKTSSVAALTEVSAADEAELAKLVSTINNNFLEKYEENRKHWGGGILGAKAEAKRIKKAKNSDVPVPAPAPAVASE; encoded by the coding sequence ATGGCTCCAAAAGGTAAGAAAGTCGCCCCAGCCCCTTTGGCTAACAAGTCCGCCAAGGTCTCCTCCTCCCCCAAGAACCCCTTGGTTGAAGCCTCCCCAAAGAACTTCGGAATCGGACAGGCTATCCAACCAAAGAGAAACTTGTCGAGATTCGTCAAATGGCCTGAATACGTCAGATTGCAAAGacaaaagaagattttgtctTTGAGATTGAAGGTTCCTCCAGCCATTGCCCAGTTCTCTAACACCTTGGACAAGAACACCGCTGCCcaaaccttcaagttgttcaacaagtaccAACCAGAAACCAAGGCcgaaaagaaggaaagaTTAACCAAGGAAGCCGCTGCTATTGCTGAAGGTAAATCTGCTAACGATGCTTCTCCAAAGCCTCTTAACGTCAAGTACGGTTTGAACCACGTTGTCtcgttggtggaaaacaagaaggccaagttggttTTGATTGCCAACGATGTTGACCCTATTGAATTGGTCATCTTCTTGCCAGCTTTGTGTAGAAAGATGGGTGTTCCATACGCCGTCGTCAAGGGTAAGGCTAGATTGGGAACCTTGGTGCACAAGAAGACCTCCTCTGTTGCTGCTTTGACCGAAGTGTCTGCTGCTGATGAAGCTGAGTTGGCTAAGTTGGTTtctaccatcaacaacaacttccTTGAAAAATACGAGGAAAACAGAAAGCACTGGGGTGGTGGTATCTTGGGAGCCAAGGCTGAAGCCAAGAGAATcaagaaggccaagaaCTCCGACGTGCCAGTTCCAGCCCCAGCTCCTGCTGTTGCCTCTGAATAA
- a CDS encoding uncharacterized protein (EggNog:ENOG503P9GV), with protein MAMASPIPIPNRGSSSSRLRKQSLIRCCSKSSGDRSLSRSALMEKPTTPVYININSIKSSVNADSHPLEHDFQDSDNDSVFDDSFENSSITSANSSINSSFNSCLSLCSPPTGMNINRKSKGVSQIQLLTINSNSTPSTSPTNLSRLLKSLPVAPTPKPVANKSIEIRDFLNGEPTRFHEALPSVELQTFKTTTATPTDSLWPGCRSSNNFRNRDDRINSSFLKLYAIDFQCRSTGLLPHSNHDPIRPDQTQFHAQHNMHKLSARSRDKLWQSIILAPRSDTTPTPSIDHGNYVFVGGQKSSGNSLTMKHGDILPWSHDNKPSLKPTGILKTCKPLVNGTNPNSGVSHCQYTIKGWSNTRWLECSATAA; from the coding sequence ATGGCTATGGCGTCGCCCATTCCGATTCCCAACCGGGGTAGTAGCCTGAGTCGATTGAGAAAACAAAGCCTCATTCGGTGCTGCTCCAAATCGTCGGGTGATAGATCACTTTCCAGACTGGCGCTTATGGAAAAACCCACTACCCCCGTGTACATCAATATCAACTCGATAAAATCCAGTGTAAATGCCGACTCCCATCCTTTGGAACATGACTTCCAAGATAGTGACAATGATAGCGTATTTGATGACAGCTTTGAAAACAGTAGCATCACTTCGGCAAACTCCTCGATAAACTCCAGTTTCAATAGCTGTTTAAGTTTGTGCAGCCCTCCCACCGGTATGAATATCAACCGCAAGTCTAAAGGGGTGTCCCAGATCCAACTCTTGACCATCAACAGCAACTCCACTCCAAGCACATCTCCCACCAACTTAAGCCGACTTTTAAAGTCTTTACCAGTAGCGCCAACCCCAAAGCCTGTTGCGAACAAGTCAATTGAAATCAGAGACTTTTTGAATGGCGAGCCCACGCGGTTCCATGAAGCCCTCCCATCAGTCGAACTCCAGACATTCAAGACAACCACCGCCACCCCCACCGACTCGTTGTGGCCTGGCTGTCGCagctccaacaactttcGAAACCGCGACGATCGCATCAACTCCAGCTTCTTGAAACTCTACGCCATCGACTTCCAGTGTCGCTCTACTGGGTTGTTGCCTCACTCCAACCACGACCCCATCCGTCCCGATCAGACCCAGTTCCATGCCCAGCACAATATGCACAAGCTCTCGGCCCGTAGCAGAGATAAGTTATGGCAGAGCATCATCTTGGCTCCTCGATCCGACACCACCCCCACACCATCAATCGACCACGGCAACTACGTGTTTGTGGGTGGCCAGAAATCGTCGGGAAATAGTTTGACCATGAAGCATGGCGACATTTTACCGTGGTCCCACGACAACAAACCCAGCTTGAAACCCACTGGAATCCTCAAGACTTGCAAGCCCTTGGTGAACGGAACCAACCCCAACTCGGGAGTTTCACACTGTCAATACACCATCAAGGGATGGAGCAATACCCGGTGGCTCGAGTGCTCGGCCACCGCCGCTTAA
- a CDS encoding uncharacterized protein (EggNog:ENOG503PCA4; COG:U), giving the protein MEAVKNEINHKIDLVKLGLPSRELFRFDYGKAPYPPSPFESDFLTSIFIKSMHVATPMTIALVYFSLVHFINPKILDRQIRVAARAGDGKSVKSNRLPAAPFAIAKTWFFKMFVIIHNAFLCVYSVWTFVGMLATINSSKKLIRVNFEDYNFKFESNFQSFFQSVCDVDNGLFNMNLPVNNLLLFGWLFYISKFYEVLDTVIILLKGRQSSLLQSYHHAGAMMCMWAGIRFQSPPIWIFVVFNSFIHALMYFYFTLSCLKIKVPTLFKRVLTSMQITQFVVGGSLAMLHSFVYFTDLSTNTLINCISTPDQALPLIINVSYLTPLTGLFAAFYVESYLKLISNKRFGDLKLEMSHHEHPGGGSSSNNDDDDDADEADEADEAKKFHAHTEDSDDDHDPVRYHGSEYVDDFGHSYEHINFNAKEYTRKLKFKGNRLVYFTSAFVSLFVSLFGYEQGVCSGILTFTTFNAYFKNPSASEIGLIISILEIGAMISSLMVARLSDRFGRKKTILIGTSIFMVGGSLQSFAVNLYVFSVGRVLSGFGVGILSTMVPSYQCEISPSEERGKLVCGEFTGNITGYALSVWVDYFCYFIQDVGDARKNPHTFAANLSWRLPLFVQVVIAFVLFIGGFFIVESPRYLLDEDMDQQGFNVLCLLYDSSLEHNKPVKEFFLIKNSILNERITIPKFERSWKNMLKNYRTRVFIACSVFAFAQFNGINIISYYAPMVFEEAGFNNSSALLMTGINGIVYLLSTIPPWFLVDKWGRKPILVSGGIAMGICLYMIAWMIWLDKSYTPNMVAMLVIIYNAAFGYSWGPIGFLIPPEVFPLAIRSKGVSLATATNWLANYIVGQMTPILQDSVKWGLYLFPATSCVISIVVVVIFYPETKGVELEDIDRVFNEFYNTKGSQPQMNEYFRVDEATEMAGDGLELDELDYETDFQRRDAL; this is encoded by the exons ATGGAGGCCGTCAAAAATGAGATTAACCACAAAATCGACTTGGTCAAGCTCGGGCTCCCCAGCCGTGAGCTTTTCCGCTTCGACTACGGCAAAGCACCTTACCCCCCATCTCCTTTCGAGAGCGACTTCTTAACCTCCATATTCATCAAATCCATGCATGTGGCCACCCCCATGACCATTGCCCTCGTATACTTCTCACTTGTGCACTTCATCAAccccaagatcttggatCGCCAGATCAGGGTGGCTGCTCGTGCTGGTGATGGTAAAAGTGTAAAGTCCAATCGGTTGCCGGCGGCACCGTTTGCGATTGCCAAAACctggtttttcaaaatgttTGTGATCATTCATAATGCATTTTTGTGTGTATACTCTGTGTGGACGTTTGTGGGGATGTTGGCCACCATCAATAGctccaagaagttgattcgggtcaactttgaagactataatttcaagtttgagTCCAACTTCCAGAGCTTTTTCCAGTCTGTGTGCGATGTGGACAACGGCTTGTTCAACATGAACTTGCCAGTCAACAACCTATTGTTGTTTGGATGGTTGTTTtacatctccaagttctATGAGGTGTTGGATACTGTCATTATCCTCTTGAAGGGCCGGCAACTGTCGTTGTTGCAGAGTTATCACCATGCCGGTGCCATGATGTGCATGTGGGCCGGAATCAGGTTCCAGAGCCCACCGATTTGGATTTTTGTGGTGTTCAACTCGTTTATCCACGCGTTGATGTATTTCTACTTCACGTTGAGCTGCTTGAAGATCAAGGTCCCTACCTTGTTCAAACGGGTTTTGACTTCGATGCAGATTACCCAGTTTGTGGTGGGAGGCTCATTGGCGATGTTGCACAGTTTTGTGTACTTCACAGACTTGAGCACCAATACATTGATCAACTGTATTTCGACGCCGGACCAGGCGTTGCCGTTGATCATCAACGTGAGCTACTTGACACCGTTGACGGGACTCTTTGCGGCGTTCTATGTGGAAAGCTACTTGAAAC TCATTAGCAACAAGCGGTTCGGCGACCTCAAGCTCGAGATGTCTCACCACGAACATCCAGGGGGAGGGTCAAGCAGCAACAacgatgacgacgacgatgCCGATGAGGCTGATGAGGCTGATGAAGCTAAAAAGTTCCATGCTCATACTGAGGACTCAGATGACGACCATGACCCCGTTCGGTACCATGGCAGCGAGTATGTTGACGATTTCGGCCACTCATATGAGcacatcaacttcaatgccAAGGAGTACACGCgtaagttgaagtttaAGGGCAACCGGCTTGTGTACTTCACATCTGCGTTTGTGTCGCTTTTTGTATCACTTTTTGGATACGAACAGGGAGTGTGTTCGGGGATCTTGACGTTCACCACATTCAACGCgtacttcaagaacccTTCGGCCCTGGAGATTGGGCTTATCATCTCAATTTTAGAGATTGGAGCCatgatttcatctttgatGGTTGCTCGTCTCAGCGACAGGTTTGGCCGCAAAAAGACAATTTTGATCGGAACCTCGATATTCATGGTGGGTGGTCTGCTCCAGAGCTTTGCGGTGAATCTCTATGTGTTCTCTGTGGGGCGAGTATTGAGCGGGTTCGGTGTGGGGATTCTTAGTACTATGGTCCCGTCGTATCAGTGTGAGATTTCTCCCAGTGAAGAGCGAGGCAAGTTAGTTTGTGGTGAGTTCACAGGGAATATCACCGGATATGCGCTCAGTGTGTGGGTGGACTACTTCTGCTATTTTATCCAGGATGTGGGTGATGCCAGAAAGAACCCCCATACTTTTGCTGCCAATTTAAGTTGGAGGTTACCGCTTTTCGTGCAGGTGGTGATTGCGTTTGTTTTATTTATTGGCGGATTCTTCATCGTCGAGAGTCCGCGGTACTTGCTTGATGAGGATATGGACCAGCAGGGATTCAACGTGTTGTGTCTTTTGTATGACTCGTCTCTCGAGCACAACAAGCCTGTCAAGGAGTTTTTCCTCATCAAAAACAGCATTCTCAACGAGCGAATCACGATTCCCAAGTTCGAGAGAAGCTGGAAGAACATGCTTAAGAACTATCGGACCCGGGTCTTCATTGCGTGTTCGGTGTTTGCATTTGCCCAATTCAACGGGATTAACATCATCTCTTACTACGCACCTATGGTGTTTGAAGAGGCcggtttcaacaactccagTGCCCTTCTCATGACTGGCATCAACGGAATAGTATATTTGTTGTCGACGATTCCACCGTGGTTCTTGGTCGACAAGTGGGGCCGTAAACCCATTTTGGTGAGTGGAGGCATTGCCATGGGTATTTGTCTTTATATGATTGCTTGGATGATATGGCTTGACAAGTCATATACTCCCAACATGGTAGCGATGTTGGTGATCATATACAACGCTGCGTTTGGCTACAGTTGGGGACCCATAGGGTTCTTGATTCCACCGGAGGTGTTCCCTTTGGCCATACGGAGCAAAGGGGTATCGTTAGCTACTGCTACCAACTGGTTGGCCAACTATATAGTGGGACAAATGACCCCCATTCTCCAGGACTCAGTCAAGTGGGGGTTATACTTGTTTCCAGCGACGTCGTGTGTGATTTCCatcgtggtggtggtgatctTTTACCCTGAAACAAAAGGAGTGGAGTTGGAGGACATTGACCGGGTGTTTAACGAGTTCTATAATACCAAGGGTTCCCAGCCCCAGATGAACGAGTATTTTCGGGTTGATGAGGCCACGGAGATGGCGGGCGATGGGTTGGAGCTTGATGAGCTTGACTACGAAACGGACTTTCAGAGACGGGATGCCCTCTAA
- a CDS encoding uncharacterized protein (COG:I; BUSCO:EOG09260R9L; EggNog:ENOG503NVGC), which translates to MESLYVNLDFRYFLKNKSSSTVFETHNHLWRTNHLPHLNYPNCEILDNLWELQDAVHKLNAHDGGDHVDLSGPTADLPVMTVFFQGSKDFVNYARDIILGSYKNITCKTIELVQSQVTKMSKDPEFFCRLTKLSQLYNVEIIVNPTNMMVFGCQDNVTVIDTELRVLVDSMINGYFIDSVNINLSLLPLVGGPRLSNFSEIAKQSNANMYLPDLLPDLYNSGIYSDYNGFKIWITASKMVELLSAKAILNKLVSNLEATFYTKVIEVSKEKLDLLVLNRDFDLLNIMLENCCFISLPKLGDSSNKVTVQSFDEANVNDAIKDIYSITSKYYKLLINNEHSMRYSQITDLLVKEFKLIVKLNYSGLEIVGENTEVKKFLGVINSNSLNFKIQLLIEINRDSKDFISGKKNGKVMKILNQVDDASVVKFLDLNEYNFLIDIVIENSLNLNGLIHMIELIENELPFELKFNIPEMFHKSIIGNGGLIIQSIMKKYNVYIKFSSQRKDSTGGGNNYYGFKRFNNVLIKCPTKNSSNIQLVKDEIDGLMVSCCENNLSHNYLNKNLNNSIYTSIDFKLLKSHYLLLINNFKLNTMNNLEIEHQSFIDWPNYEDFGDNQSKDISIKGSDIKLKFFVTNLINSLPTNYKVSLNRHPKLNSLLRSTRFTEEVLTPIKLFHNMEMTFFERQASFEIWLSFYDASKLEASVELLSSFFQRENLLIVEKAPADFNPLTIKLNDMKLDNDKKERRRPNKPFSKITNEV; encoded by the coding sequence ATGGAGTCTTTATACgtgaacttggactttcggtatttcttgaaaaacaagtCCTCATCAACGGTGTTTGAGACCCACAACCACTTATGGCGTACCAACCACTTACCACATTTGAACTATCCCAATTGtgaaatcttggacaaCTTGTGGGAGTTGCAGGATGCAGTGCACAAGTTGAATGCCCATGATGGAGGTGATCATGTCGACCTTTCGGGGCCCACGGCAGATTTACCAGTAATGACGGTGTTTTTCCAGGGTTCCAAAGACTTTGTCAATTATGCCAGAGATATCATCTTGGGGCTGTACAAAAATATCACTTGCAAAACCATTGAGTTAGTGCAGCTGCAAGTGACAAAGATGTCGAAGGATCCAGAATTCTTCTGCAGATTGACCAAGTTGTCGCAATTGTACAATGTCGAGATTATTGTCAATCCCACCAACATGATGGTCTTTGGGTGCCAGGACAATGTGACGGTCATAGACACCGAATTGAGGGTGTTGGTGGACTCAATGATAAACGGTTACTTTATCGACTCGGTTAACATCAACTTATCGCTCCTTCCACTCGTTGGGGGTCCAAGATTGCTGAACTTCAGCGAAATCGCCAAACAGCTGAACGCAAATATGTACTTACCAGACTTGTTACCTGACTTGTACAACTCTGGAATCTACTCCGACTACAACGGATTCAAGATTTGGATCACTGCTTCTAAAATGGTCGAGCTTTTGAGTGCTAAGGccatcttgaacaagcttGTCTCCAATTTGGAGGCTACATTCTACACCAAGGTGATCGAGGTgtccaaagaaaagttggatttgttggtattgaaccgggattttgatttgttgaacattATGCTTGAAAACTGCTGTTTCATCCTGCTACCCAAATTGGGGGATTCAAGCAACAAAGTAACGGTTCAAAGTTTCGATGAAGCCAATGTTAATGACGCCATAAAGGACATATATCTGATAACAAGCAAGTATTacaaattgttgattaaCAATGAGCACTCTATGAGATACCTGCAAATCActgacttgttggtgaaggagttcaagttgattgtcaagttgaactacAGTGGTCTTGAGATTGTGGGAGAAAACACCGAAGTTAAAAAATTCTTGGGTGTGATTAACTCCAACagcttgaacttcaagatccagttattgattgaaatcaacagaGACCTGAAAGACTTCATCAGCGGAAAAAAGAACGGgaaagtgatgaagatcttgaaccagGTAGACGATGCGTCGGTTGTGAAGTTCTTGGATTTAAATGAGtacaatttcttgatcgATATAGTGATTGAGAACTCCCTAAACTTGAACGGCTTGATTCATATGATAGAGTTAATCGAGAACGAGTTGCCATTTGAATTAAAGTTCAACATTCCGGAAATGTTCCACAAGTCCATCATTGGAAACGGAGGCTTAATTATCCAGAGCATCATGAAAAAGTACAATGTCTATATCAAATTCTCGAGCCAGAGGAAAGACAGCACTGGCGGTGGAAATAACTATTACGGATTTAAGAGATTCAATAATGTGTTGATAAAGTGTCCTACCAAGAATTCGTCCAACATCCAGTTGGTCAAAGACGAAATTGACGGTTTGATGGTGAGCTGTTGTGAAAACAATTTAAGCcacaactacttgaacaaaaatttgaacaactccATCTACACCTCAattgacttcaagttgttgaaatccCACTACTTGCTATTGAttaacaacttcaagttgaatacCATGAATAATTTGGAGattgaacaccaaagttTCATCGACTGGCCCAACTACGAAGATTTCGGTGACAACCAGTCTAAAGACATATCCATCAAGGGCTCagacatcaagttgaagttcttcGTCACCAATTTGATTAACAGCTTACCCACCAACTATAAGGTTCTGTTGAACAGACATCCAAAACTCAACTCGTTGTTGCGGTCTACTAGATTCACAGAGGAAGTGCTCACACCTATCAAATTGTTCCACAACATGGAAATGACGTTTTTCGAACGGCAAGCGTCCTTCGAAATTTGGTTGAGTTTCTACGATGCTTCAAAGCTTGAAGCATCCGTGGAGCTTTTGAGCAGTTTCTTTCAACGAGAGAACCTCCTTATCGTCGAGAAAGCCCCGGCAGACTTTAATCCCTTGACCATCAAATTAAACGACATGAAACTCGATAACGACAAAAAGGAACGCAGAAGACCCAATAAGCCATTTAGTAAGATTACCAACGAAGTATGA
- the PEX7 gene encoding peroxisomal targeting signal 2 receptor (COG:U; EggNog:ENOG503NXHS; BUSCO:EOG09262VOC) — translation MLSFRTSGYNGYGVQYSPFFDNKLAVATSSNYGLVGNGRLFVLSIAPSGQIINDISWDTQDGLFDVSWSEAHENQVVGACGDGSIKLFDLTVGQFPVMNFKEHTREVFCVNWNMVEKNTFLSSSWDGTIKIWDPSRAQSLFTLASERDSSIGGGGQLASSVPISHQQNHRQINTANCVYNAVFSPHSPSTILSCNGGSRVQVWDIRSPRPLTVEYIAHSGLEALSCDWNKYKANIVASGGTDKSVRIWDLRMINRVDQSVPGMPSHTARGPTPLNELLGHDFAVRKVVWSPHSGEELLSTSYDMTCRVWQDKSNERARFLNTGVGGCRGIMKNHREFVIGADYSLWGEPGWCASTGWDEMVYVWDSKRL, via the coding sequence ATGCTCTCATTCAGAACCTCAGGCTATAACGGCTACGGTGTGCAGTACTCGCCGTTCTTCGACAACAAACTAGCGGTAGCCACGTCGTCCAACTACGGGTTGGTGGGCAATGGCCGGCTCTTTGTGCTCAGCATCGCGCCGTCGGGacaaatcatcaacgacATCTCATGGGACACCCAGGATGGACTCTTCGACGTGAGCTGGAGCGAGGCTCATGAGAACCAGGTGGTGGGTGCGTGTGGCGACGGgtccatcaagttgtttgatcTCACAGTGGGCCAGTTCCCAGTGATGAATTTTAAGGAACACACTCGGGAAGTGTTTTGTGTGAACTGGAATATGGTCGAGAAAAACACATTTTTGTCAAGCTCGTGGGACGGTACAATCAAGATATGGGATCCCAGTCGGGCACAATCGCTTTTCACCCTCGCGTCGGAGCGGGATCTGTCAATTGGCGGTGGTGGGCAGCTTGCGTCCTCGGTTCCCATTTCTCACCAGCAGAACCACCGACAGATCAATACCGCCAACTGTGTGTACAACGCTGTGTTCTCTCCCCACCTGCCACTGACGATCCTCTCATGTAACGGGGGGTCTCGTGTCCAGGTTTGGGACATCAGGTCTCCTCGTCCGTTGACAGTGGAGTACATTGCCCACTCGGGCCTCGAAGCATTGTCTTGTGACTGGAACAAGTACAAGGCCAACATCGTGGCTTCGGGTGGAACCGATAAATCGGTCAGAATATGGGACCTACGGATGATTAATAGGGTTGACCAGAGTGTACCAGGAATGCCATCGCACACGGCCAGAGGTCCCACACCGCTCAACGAGCTCTTGGGCCACGACTTCGCCGTCCGCAAGGTGGTGTGGTCGCCCCATAGTGGCGAGGAGCTCCTCAGCACCTCGTACGACATGACCTGCCGGGTGTGGCAAGATAAGTCTAATGAGCGTGCTCGTTTTCTCAACACTGGGGTGGGAGGATGTAGAGGTATCATGAAAAACCACCGAGAGTTTGTGATTGGCGCCGACTACTCTCTCTGGGGAGAGCCCGGGTGGTGTGCTTCCACTGGCTGGGATGAGATGGTGTACGTGTGGGACTCTAAGAGACTATAG